A single region of the Hyalangium ruber genome encodes:
- a CDS encoding MetQ/NlpA family ABC transporter substrate-binding protein, producing the protein MLRSLLLLALATSSLASAQTRTLKVGVTAGPHAQILEVVARVAAREGVTVKIIEFNDYVQPNEALAAGELDANSFQHQPYLDQQNQDRGYRIVSIARTVTFPIGIYSRKHASLQQLPKGARVAIPNDPTNGGRVLKLLESEKLLRLRKGVGVGASVADVEGNPKQLEFVELDAAQLPRVLDDVDAAAINTNYALEAGLNPLKDALVREAAASPYANVIAARESERARPELQVLVRAYQSPEVKRFIEETFRGAVVPAWR; encoded by the coding sequence GTGCTTCGCAGCCTCCTGCTCCTCGCTCTTGCCACTTCCTCACTCGCCTCCGCACAGACGCGCACCTTGAAGGTAGGCGTCACCGCTGGTCCGCACGCGCAGATCCTCGAGGTGGTCGCCCGCGTCGCCGCCCGCGAGGGCGTGACGGTGAAGATCATCGAGTTCAACGACTACGTGCAGCCCAACGAGGCGCTGGCGGCCGGTGAACTCGATGCCAACAGCTTTCAGCACCAGCCCTACCTCGACCAACAGAACCAGGATCGCGGCTACCGGATTGTCTCCATCGCACGCACGGTCACGTTTCCTATCGGCATCTACTCGCGCAAGCACGCCTCGCTGCAGCAACTGCCCAAGGGCGCTCGGGTGGCGATCCCCAATGACCCGACCAATGGCGGGCGTGTCCTCAAGTTGCTCGAGAGCGAGAAGCTCCTTCGTTTGCGAAAGGGGGTGGGCGTGGGCGCCAGCGTCGCTGATGTCGAAGGGAACCCGAAGCAGCTCGAGTTCGTGGAGCTCGATGCCGCCCAGCTGCCTCGCGTGCTCGACGATGTCGATGCGGCGGCGATCAACACCAACTATGCGCTCGAGGCAGGGCTCAACCCCCTCAAGGATGCGCTGGTGAGAGAGGCCGCCGCCTCGCCGTACGCCAACGTGATCGCCGCACGCGAGAGCGAGCGCGCGCGCCCCGAACTCCAGGTTCTGGTGCGGGCCTACCAGTCGCCGGAGGTCAAACGCTTCATCGAGGAGACCTTTCGGGGCGCCGTCGTGCCGGCCTGGCGGTAG